The following proteins are encoded in a genomic region of Candidatus Chromulinivoraceae bacterium:
- a CDS encoding helix-turn-helix domain-containing protein, which yields MKKQELRSDCPINYPLEIIGDKWSLLIIRDIAVFGKKTYGEFLASDEKIATNILSNRLAMLETEEIINKKRDLANKTRFIYSLAQPGLDLVPLLIEMLIWSAKQHAIESGPDVALAKMALENRQHLIDAIQAHLRAGNTQPFIQTLQ from the coding sequence ATGAAGAAACAGGAACTTCGATCAGATTGTCCTATTAACTACCCACTTGAAATAATTGGCGACAAATGGAGTCTGCTCATTATTCGAGATATTGCCGTATTTGGTAAGAAAACATATGGTGAATTTCTAGCATCCGATGAAAAAATCGCAACCAATATACTGTCAAACCGTTTAGCAATGCTCGAAACGGAAGAGATCATCAATAAAAAACGAGATTTGGCCAATAAGACAAGGTTCATTTACTCCCTTGCGCAGCCCGGCCTAGACTTAGTGCCTTTGCTTATTGAGATGCTTATCTGGAGCGCCAAACAACACGCGATAGAGAGCGGACCCGATGTGGCGCTTGCAAAAATGGCCCTTGAAAACCGCCAACATCTTATCGATGCAATCCAAGCACATTTACGAGCGGGTAATACGCAGCCTTTTATACAGACACTTCAATAG